One part of the Sphingobium yanoikuyae genome encodes these proteins:
- a CDS encoding MFS transporter gives MTTIPKPSGKVRWIVCGLLFAAVVLSYIDRLVLPTLKPDLQARYGWSESGYADLAIWFQAGYGIAYVAFGRLIDRIGARAGYALAVGLWTVGHVMHIFFTSTAGMLFARIPLAIGEAGTFPAAIAATNEWFPKKERAFAIGIFNAGSNVGAILTPLIVPVIAVTLGWRWAFILTGLLTVFWLAAWLTFYRRPREKKGLSAEELAWIEADPQEPARPVKWRTLFRYRQTWAYMTSRFLIDPVWWTFLFWLPDFFNKQYGVKMLDFGPPLIAVYLLADVGSVAGGWLSSRLMGRGMNINRARKTAMFCAGLCALPIAFAAQAPSMWIAVGLIGLACAGHQGFSANVYALPGDLFPRWMAGSVVGLGGLAGAIGGMLMAKFAGIILETVGSFQPIFIVASCAYLLALLVLHLIVPRYAPVTLSQEAA, from the coding sequence ATGACCACCATCCCCAAACCGTCCGGAAAAGTCCGCTGGATCGTCTGCGGCCTGCTCTTTGCGGCGGTGGTGCTGAGCTATATCGACCGGCTTGTCCTGCCGACGCTCAAGCCCGATCTGCAGGCCCGCTATGGCTGGAGCGAGAGCGGCTATGCCGATCTCGCCATCTGGTTCCAGGCCGGATACGGCATCGCCTATGTCGCCTTCGGCCGGCTGATCGACCGGATCGGCGCGCGGGCCGGCTATGCGCTGGCGGTCGGCCTGTGGACGGTCGGCCATGTCATGCACATCTTCTTCACCTCGACCGCCGGCATGCTGTTCGCCCGCATCCCACTGGCAATTGGTGAGGCGGGGACATTCCCGGCGGCGATCGCCGCCACCAATGAATGGTTTCCCAAGAAGGAACGCGCCTTCGCCATCGGCATCTTCAATGCCGGCTCCAATGTCGGCGCGATCCTGACGCCGCTGATCGTCCCGGTCATTGCGGTCACGCTGGGCTGGCGCTGGGCCTTCATCCTCACCGGCCTGCTGACGGTCTTCTGGCTCGCCGCCTGGCTGACCTTCTACCGTCGCCCGCGCGAGAAGAAGGGGCTGAGCGCCGAGGAACTGGCCTGGATCGAGGCGGACCCGCAGGAACCGGCCCGTCCGGTCAAGTGGCGCACCCTGTTCCGCTATCGCCAGACCTGGGCCTATATGACCTCGCGCTTCCTGATCGATCCGGTCTGGTGGACCTTCCTCTTCTGGCTGCCCGATTTCTTCAACAAGCAATATGGCGTGAAGATGCTGGACTTCGGCCCGCCGCTGATCGCCGTCTATCTGCTGGCCGATGTCGGTTCGGTCGCGGGCGGCTGGCTGTCGTCACGGCTGATGGGCCGGGGTATGAACATCAACCGCGCCCGCAAGACGGCGATGTTCTGCGCCGGGCTTTGCGCCCTGCCGATCGCCTTTGCCGCACAGGCGCCCAGCATGTGGATTGCGGTCGGCCTGATCGGTCTCGCCTGCGCCGGGCATCAGGGCTTTTCGGCCAATGTCTATGCCTTGCCGGGCGATCTCTTCCCGCGCTGGATGGCGGGGTCGGTGGTCGGCCTTGGCGGGCTGGCCGGCGCGATCGGCGGCATGCTGATGGCCAAGTTCGCCGGCATCATCCTGGAAACCGTCGGCAGCTTCCAGCCGATCTTCATCGTCGCATCCTGTGCCTATTTGCTGGCGCTGCTGGTGCTGCACCTTATCGTCCCGCGCTATGCGCCCGTGACTCTCTCGCAAGAGGCTGCCTGA